CATGTAAACATACTGCTGACCATCAAGAAATTTGCACGCAGCCTTGACTTACGTAATATTCTACTGACCATGTACAATttacaaaacaagaggcccatgggccacatcgctctcctgaggaacaataggtatgataaaatcagtttAATGGACTCATAAGTAGTATATGCGTCTGTATATGCCCTGAAAACAATGGGGGTCTATTGTTTGGGGAGGAACAAAAGAAGAACAATGGGGGGTGGTTGACCTACATTTGGGGACAGGTGCCCGACACGAGACCTGTGCATAGCAACAAATCAAGACTAATTATTAATTTAGACTGACGATTACCCGACCAAGAAACAGCGTAGCAACAAATCAAGActaatgattatttttagacTGACGATTACCCGACCAAGAAACAGGAACTTCCGAATCACAATTGGGTATTGAATGGAGGAATGCGTCAGTGACCTTTAAAAAGAGTTAAGGGGGAGGAGACTTGGTTGAACACGTGTTTGATAAAAGATCGACCCTATTGTTAGACACTGGGTAGAATGAATACCTGAGTGTAGTAAAAATcgtttttaaaatgaagatagCTAAACGTCgagagaaaaatacattttggtGTTTCTGAAGTATGCCAGTATAAatgactgtttttaaaaaaacaaacgtgTTCTGTTAAAATGAACTAGATTGAGAgactttttaaatggaaaaatcaGTCAGTTTTAACTGATCACCGTATATATTTATAACGAGAGAAATGACACCcgttcttttaaataaaaatgtatacatatttcAGAGATCATCTCGGGATGACTGTGTGAATTTTAtgacttggttttttttatagaactATATTTAAAGAAgtgattacatttttttttcagagttatttgtgtattttataaGGTTCTAGTCGGTCTTAACGATATTATAGGACGCAAACCCAGATACCGTCTTTTCACCTTCTGCACACAAGTCAAGGGTTAAAATTTACTTGAGGGCGTGACAATGTAAGCAAAAAAGTTGAGTGGCATTAGATTGTTttagaacttttttaaaaattagcaTAAATAACGCATCATTTCAGcagtttcaacaaaataaaaagaggGAACAAAAAATAAAGGGTATATAATCTGATTTGGGGGAAGTAAAATATTTGCCATGACATCGATAGAAATTCCCATATCACCACGAGCTGTGATGGAGGAAGCCGCGCATGAAGTCCGTGAAGAACCAGAAGGCTGGAATGCAGAGATTGCCGCAGACCCACACCCCCCAGGTCAGATCCACCTGATCAATGGGGAACTGGTATACGTGTTTAATAACGTATACCAGTATGAgaggagagagaggagagaAGGAGGTTAAgaagaaagaagaagaaatagacgtatgtcttttttttaaagaaccaACGGCCGTTTTAACGGCCACCAATTTTTTTCGAAAAGTTGCCTTCTTTTACACTGATGGTGTTCTCAAACgttgatttatattatttcttacCAAAGGTATCGTTTCATTTTTTCCCCTTATATctaactttttatttaaaaaaaattacaaaaattgtaTCTTTGGAATAACTGAAAGGGTTTGAAAATGAATACGATACATGGGGTAAGAAAAActcttaacaattaatttttccaATTACAAGTAAAAATATCGAGTGTTCCACGTAgttgattttttgttatattcgataaaaaaaaacaaatccacaacgttgataaaacttattttttaccAAAGGTAccgtttcattgtttttttaccaataaatttcatattaaaaagaaaGCTTGGTATTTATGGTTTCATTcaaggaattaaaaatgaacacGGTACGATttggtaaaaaataattttaaaaaacgcaGACAAATTTTCCATCCAATTTCTTTTTAGGTTATAAGAAATTGGGGTGTTccacatattttctttttaaatttaatcacTTAAATTCGATAAAAATACGCTTAATCCATAAATGTTTacgataaaagaaaaacaaagaaaacaaatcttaaaaaacatttcttattttattatagtacaaattacatatattttttttctttcttctccTCGTCCATATGGAACTGGGATCTGAAATTTGGAGAGAGAAAAAATCACCATGAGTaatacatctaaaaaaaaaaaaaatcgtaaccTTGATCACAAGATAAAAGGCAATGAACTTACGGAGGAATGATTATGTCCGATTCATCAGACAGTTCGCTGCAATAAGACgaaaaattaaactgttttaGAACGGAAATTTTAAGTGAAAACATTTTCGGTCTATTTAGATTTTACTGGTAAAAACTTACAAAGGAATTCCTAATTTAGACTCCTCAGTGctgattgaaaaaaagtaagaaaaaaaccataattttataataattctaaaatattggattttttaaatttgacaaaacgaagtaagaaaagttttaaaaacctACGAGGAGTTGATTAGGATGATTGACTGTTCGCCGCTGGAAAAAATggatagtgattttttttataaattcagcTTTTAAAGTAGAACaatctattttgtttaatttgaattttttatttcatgaaatataaACTTATGAATGAGAAATAATCTAACCCTATGGGTGAAATTTCCCACTCAAGAGACTTTTCTGCCTGTAGCAGTCTTCTCggtttactgaaaaaaaattgttgctaaaaatttagaaattgtCACGATTTAATACCcacccaacccccccccccccccccaaaatgaATTCGATCTATAATTATACTAACCGATCTCTTTTCGGTGCCATAGGGGTTTTTATTGggctttaaaaaaaaggacACTAATGAATGCTTTAAAGAGATTTTAGAGTaacgtttttattttataattagcAGAAAAAAAGTATAACTTAGTATTACTAACCCATTTTCaccactgggttttttttctaaattaaaagaGTATGGCTTTTATTATTCGATAAAAGAATAACTAATTTCTTAAAGGTGAAGATTTAGAGTCAATTTGAAATATCATTTGACAAATAAGAATATAATGTAACCTACACGTCTGGGGTTGATTCTATTTGTCTTCCACCCCTTCTGCTGtgtctttaaaataaatgatcattttctataaaatattcagttttccaaaaatgtacaaatattgatatgaaaaaaaacttaGATTGAGTGTATTTTGTTTCAGGAagattaaatatctttttaaattatcGAGTTTAAAAACTTACGGGCAAGGACAGCTGTCCAGCAGATCTCTTATTTTGTCGAGAAGTTCGACCACTTCAACTCTACAGTTGCAGATGCATTGACtgaaacatttaatttaaaaaaaaaaaaatgagttataGTGATCAAGGGTAAATTGGAACACTAATTGCAATTAACTGCTGTACTAATTATAAATAACTAACCTCGCcatagtttttaaaagtaaaaatccaATACAAATAATGAACCTCAGCTGATATGAAGGACCTTAGAAAGGGGACAGAATTAATGCttttcaatgattttataatccaattccaaagaaaaaaatctcatGCCTGGAAATGATTGGTTCAAAGTGTATAATAGATGGGATGTATGaagaggtgggggggggggggaataaaacataaacattggATAAGAAGGTCCAACCCAAGATATTTTTTACGGGTGAATGCAGAAAGCTATAAACTTAAACATTACAACGAAGTAATGTTTGGtgttaaaccccccccccccttccccttcCATAAATATTTCACCACATGATAATAAGTTAGTGCGTTCTGTTTTTTACGCAGAGGGTTGGATTGTAAGATTTTCATTAGAATAAGGGGGTCACAATACCCTCTCCTATATAATGAGAGCAAATAATTAATTTGCAGCCAAATAG
The window above is part of the Crassostrea angulata isolate pt1a10 unplaced genomic scaffold, ASM2561291v2 HiC_scaffold_135, whole genome shotgun sequence genome. Proteins encoded here:
- the LOC128169457 gene encoding uncharacterized protein LOC128169457, which produces MTDNGVTRHTGDCTERKTQQKGWKTNRINPRRVGPIKTPMAPKRDRKPRRLLQAEKSLEWEISPIGELSDESDIIIPPSQFHMDEEKKEKKYM